A genomic stretch from Mycobacterium malmoense includes:
- a CDS encoding glycoside hydrolase family 76 protein, with amino-acid sequence MDQLWANRAASSEAAVAQRHLKRLWALPGTQLGVVAWPSTRKDRLFGTWHYWWQAHLLDCLVDAQLRDPRPDRRAKINRQVRSHRLRNNFSWTNNYYDDMAWLALALERAARVAGVERRRALPKLADQLVKAWVPEDGGGIPWRKQDQFFNVPANGPAGIFLARYGDRLKRAEQMADWIDRTLIDPETHLVFDGIKAGSLVRAQYTYCQGVVLGLETELAARTGNDRHATRVHRLVAAVGEQMAPSGVLQGAGGGDGGLFAGITARYLALVAITLPGDSANDAAARDTARAIVLSSAKSAWDYRQTVNGLPLFGAFWDRDAELPTAQGEKAQFVEGAVNASETAERDLSVQLSGWMLMEAACNVTAVTAGSET; translated from the coding sequence ATGGATCAGCTATGGGCCAACCGGGCGGCCAGCTCCGAAGCCGCTGTCGCGCAACGACACCTGAAACGGCTGTGGGCGCTGCCCGGAACCCAGCTGGGAGTGGTGGCCTGGCCGTCGACCCGTAAGGACCGGCTGTTCGGCACCTGGCACTACTGGTGGCAGGCCCACCTGCTGGATTGCCTGGTCGACGCGCAGCTGCGCGACCCGCGGCCGGACCGGCGCGCCAAGATCAACCGGCAGGTCCGGTCGCACCGGCTGCGCAACAACTTCTCCTGGACCAACAACTACTACGACGACATGGCGTGGCTGGCGCTGGCGCTGGAACGCGCCGCCCGGGTGGCCGGCGTCGAGCGCCGGCGCGCGCTGCCCAAGCTCGCCGACCAGCTCGTCAAGGCGTGGGTGCCCGAGGACGGCGGCGGCATCCCGTGGCGCAAGCAGGACCAGTTCTTCAACGTCCCGGCCAACGGCCCGGCGGGCATCTTCCTCGCCCGCTACGGCGACCGGCTCAAGCGGGCCGAGCAGATGGCCGATTGGATCGACCGCACGCTGATCGACCCCGAGACGCACCTGGTGTTCGACGGCATCAAGGCCGGCTCGTTGGTCCGCGCGCAGTACACCTACTGCCAGGGCGTGGTGCTCGGGTTGGAAACCGAGCTGGCCGCACGGACCGGGAACGATCGGCACGCGACACGGGTGCATCGCCTGGTCGCCGCGGTCGGCGAGCAGATGGCGCCGTCCGGGGTGCTGCAGGGCGCCGGCGGCGGGGACGGCGGCCTGTTCGCCGGGATCACCGCCCGGTACCTCGCGCTGGTCGCCATCACGCTGCCGGGCGACTCGGCAAACGACGCCGCGGCCCGCGACACCGCCCGCGCCATCGTGCTGTCGTCGGCGAAATCGGCGTGGGACTACCGGCAAACGGTGAACGGGCTGCCGCTGTTCGGCGCGTTTTGGGACCGCGACGCGGAGCTGCCCACCGCGCAAGGTGAAAAGGCGCAGTTCGTCGAGGGCGCGGTCAACGCGTCCGAAACCGCCGAGCGAGACCTGTCGGTGCAGCTGTCCGGCTGGATGCTGATGGAGGCCGCCTGTAACGTCACCGCCGTGACGGCAGGCAGCGAGACATGA
- a CDS encoding CocE/NonD family hydrolase produces MTSNEEAVFLPASGYDEAADPIVFGKFDPGTRVLPAGFQTTPQFHPLPVDIVFEKDTAVRLRDGSTIYVDVFRPVGTEKVPVIVAWSPYGKSGGTLPRNRNMFNVLGIDQSQLSGLGKFEGPDPAFWCAHGYAVCNPDARGVYHCEGDSVFPGEQDGRDCHDLIEWLAAADWCTGKVAMCGNSYLAISQWFTAAQRPPHLAAIAPWEGMSDLYRDLVMRGGMPDFGFPAMWATSYVGKNRREDLVAEAQRYPLMNDLWESKIARLERITVPAYVVASYSNLIHTPGTFRGWRQIGSPDKWLRIHNTMEWPDFNDEAHKRDLLRFFDHYLKGQDNGWVDTPRVRYSLLDLEGNDRVDVPAAEFPPDDVSYVKYYLDGRSQTLVDEAPASAAATSYDAVADRDGVSFVVRFDTETELVGYPKVRLWVESDGWDDMDLFVFLQKLDAGGRHLQQFNVPNHGEPIATLTRDGAAILKYKGSNGRLRVSMRHLDEATSTDAVPIHSFDRIEKLKPGMIVPVEIDMFPVGLAFHPGEQLRLVISGYNLLGGVMPNLSTGSPVPQNLATVVPDNHGRHIIHTGGSHASYLQLPVKPVS; encoded by the coding sequence ATGACGAGCAACGAAGAGGCGGTCTTCCTCCCGGCGTCCGGGTACGACGAGGCGGCCGACCCGATCGTGTTCGGCAAGTTCGATCCGGGTACCAGGGTCCTGCCGGCCGGCTTTCAGACCACGCCGCAGTTCCATCCGCTCCCCGTCGACATCGTGTTCGAGAAGGACACCGCCGTCAGGCTGCGCGACGGATCGACGATCTACGTCGACGTGTTCCGCCCGGTCGGCACCGAGAAGGTGCCCGTCATCGTCGCCTGGAGTCCCTACGGCAAGAGCGGCGGCACGCTGCCGAGGAACCGGAATATGTTCAATGTCCTGGGAATCGACCAGAGCCAGCTTTCCGGATTGGGAAAGTTCGAGGGGCCCGACCCCGCGTTCTGGTGCGCGCACGGTTATGCCGTGTGCAACCCGGACGCGCGTGGCGTCTACCACTGCGAGGGAGACAGCGTCTTCCCCGGGGAGCAGGACGGCCGAGACTGTCACGATCTGATCGAGTGGCTTGCCGCCGCGGACTGGTGCACCGGCAAGGTCGCCATGTGCGGAAATTCCTACCTCGCGATCTCGCAGTGGTTCACCGCGGCGCAGCGGCCGCCGCACTTGGCCGCGATAGCCCCGTGGGAAGGCATGAGCGATCTCTATCGCGACCTCGTCATGCGCGGGGGAATGCCCGATTTCGGTTTCCCCGCGATGTGGGCGACGTCGTACGTCGGCAAGAACAGGCGAGAGGACCTCGTCGCGGAAGCGCAACGCTACCCGCTCATGAACGACCTGTGGGAGTCCAAGATCGCGCGCTTGGAACGGATCACGGTGCCGGCCTACGTCGTCGCCAGCTACTCAAACTTGATCCACACACCCGGGACATTCCGTGGCTGGCGCCAGATCGGTTCACCCGACAAGTGGCTGCGCATCCACAACACCATGGAATGGCCCGACTTCAACGACGAGGCGCACAAGCGCGACCTGCTTCGCTTCTTCGACCATTATCTGAAGGGCCAGGACAACGGCTGGGTGGACACCCCCCGGGTGCGCTACTCGCTACTGGATCTCGAAGGCAACGACCGCGTCGACGTCCCTGCGGCCGAATTCCCGCCGGACGACGTCAGCTACGTCAAGTACTACCTCGACGGCAGGTCCCAGACTCTGGTCGATGAGGCGCCCGCGAGCGCCGCGGCAACGAGTTACGACGCGGTGGCGGATCGAGACGGCGTGTCCTTCGTCGTCCGCTTCGACACCGAAACCGAACTCGTCGGCTATCCGAAGGTGCGGCTCTGGGTCGAATCCGACGGCTGGGACGACATGGATCTGTTCGTCTTCTTGCAGAAGCTCGACGCCGGCGGCCGGCACCTCCAGCAGTTCAACGTTCCCAACCATGGCGAGCCCATCGCCACCCTGACCCGCGACGGCGCGGCGATTCTGAAGTACAAGGGTTCCAATGGGCGACTGCGCGTTTCCATGCGGCATCTGGACGAAGCGACCTCGACCGACGCCGTGCCCATTCACAGCTTTGATCGCATCGAGAAACTCAAGCCCGGCATGATCGTTCCCGTCGAGATCGACATGTTTCCCGTCGGACTGGCATTTCATCCCGGCGAGCAGTTGCGCCTCGTCATCAGCGGCTACAACCTTTTGGGCGGTGTGATGCCGAACCTTTCGACAGGTTCGCCTGTGCCGCAGAATCTTGCGACGGTCGTCCCCGACAACCATGGACGGCACATCATCCATACCGGGGGGTCGCATGCTTCGTACCTGCAGCTTCCGGTCAAACCAGTGTCGTGA
- a CDS encoding class I SAM-dependent methyltransferase yields the protein MIKIAPELGHVQETLLIPLYGRARDAALRHPVLNDGRAAELVDGLDYDFTRFGGPSLPGSVLRSAILDGWVRRFLSQDPAATVVELGTGLNTRFDRLDNGMVRWFDLDLPDTIALRRRFFADWPRRTMLAGSVLDTDWFDTVADGPGPYLFVCEAVFMYLTEEQVRTALSQLARRFEGALIAFDTAGAVMVRNQHRNGSMHAVAARMQWVCDDPREIERWGHRLLETRTFATPQPEVADTWPARYRYGLPLLARVFPAIVNGYKLNLFRLVT from the coding sequence ATGATCAAGATCGCGCCCGAGCTGGGCCACGTGCAAGAGACATTGCTGATTCCGCTGTATGGCAGGGCCCGTGACGCCGCCCTGCGTCATCCGGTGCTTAACGACGGGCGGGCGGCTGAGCTGGTCGACGGCCTCGACTACGACTTCACCCGTTTCGGCGGCCCCTCGCTGCCCGGTTCCGTGCTTCGGTCGGCGATCCTTGACGGATGGGTGCGCCGGTTCCTCAGCCAGGATCCGGCTGCGACGGTCGTCGAACTCGGCACTGGGCTGAACACCCGGTTCGATCGGCTCGACAACGGTATGGTCCGGTGGTTCGATCTTGATCTTCCCGACACGATTGCGCTGCGCCGACGCTTCTTCGCCGACTGGCCGCGGCGCACGATGCTGGCGGGTTCGGTGCTCGACACCGACTGGTTCGACACCGTTGCAGATGGGCCCGGTCCGTACCTGTTCGTCTGCGAAGCCGTGTTCATGTATCTGACCGAGGAACAAGTCCGCACCGCGCTCTCGCAGCTCGCCCGGCGGTTCGAGGGGGCTCTGATCGCCTTCGACACCGCGGGCGCGGTGATGGTGCGAAATCAGCACCGCAACGGATCAATGCACGCGGTGGCTGCTCGGATGCAATGGGTTTGCGACGACCCGCGCGAGATCGAGCGGTGGGGGCATCGGCTGCTGGAGACCCGCACATTCGCCACTCCGCAACCCGAGGTCGCCGACACCTGGCCCGCGCGCTACCGCTACGGGCTACCGTTGTTGGCCCGGGTCTTTCCCGCCATCGTCAACGGCTACAAGCTCAACCTGTTCCGGCTCGTCACATAG
- the clpB gene encoding ATP-dependent chaperone ClpB — protein sequence MDSFNPTTKTQAALTSALQAASAAGNPEIRPAHLLLALLTQNDGIAAPLLEAVGVEPATIRAEAQRIVDRLPQASGASSQPQLSRESLAAITTAQQLATEMDDEYVSTEHLMVGLATGDSDIAKLLTGHGASPQALRDAFVKVRGSARVTSADPETTYQALEKYSTDLTERAREGKLDPVIGRDNEIRRVVQVLSRRTKNNPVLIGEPGVGKTAIVEGLAQRIIAGDVPESLRDKTVVALDLGSMVAGSKYRGEFEERLKAVLDDIKNSAGQIITFIDELHTIVGAGATGEGAMDAGNMIKPMLARGELRLVGATTLDEYRKHIEKDAALERRFQQVYVGEPSVEDTIGILRGLKDRYEVHHGVRITDSALVAAATLSDRYITARFLPDKAIDLVDEAASRLRMEIDSRPVEIDEVERLVRRLEIEEMALEKEEDEASKERLEKLRAELADHKEKLAELTTRWQNEKNAIDAVRELKEQLETLRGESERAERDGDLAKAAELRYGRIPELEKKLDAALPQAQAREAVMLKEEVGPDDIADVVSAWTGIPAGRMLEGETAKLLRMEDELGRRVVGQKKAVQAVSDAVRRSRAGVADPNRPTGAFMFLGPTGVGKTELAKALAEFLFDDERAMVRIDMSEYGERHSVARLIGAPPGYVGYESGGQLTESVRRRPYTVVLFDEIEKAHPDVFDVLLQVLDEGRLTDGQGRTVDFRNTILILTSNLGSGGSEEQVMAAVRSAFKPEFINRLDDVLIFDGLDPEELVQIVDIQLQQLDKRLAQRRLQLEVSLPAKKWLAQRGFDPVYGARPLRRLVQQAIGDQLAKQLLAGEVHDGDTVPVNVSPDGDSLILG from the coding sequence GTGGACTCTTTCAACCCGACAACCAAGACGCAGGCGGCCCTGACATCGGCCCTGCAGGCGGCCTCGGCCGCCGGCAACCCGGAGATCAGGCCCGCTCATCTGCTGTTGGCGCTGCTGACACAGAACGACGGGATCGCCGCGCCGCTTTTGGAGGCCGTCGGCGTCGAGCCCGCCACCATCCGCGCCGAAGCGCAACGCATCGTGGACCGGCTGCCGCAGGCCAGCGGCGCCAGCTCGCAACCGCAGCTGTCCCGCGAATCGCTGGCCGCCATCACCACCGCCCAGCAGCTGGCCACCGAGATGGACGACGAGTACGTCTCGACCGAGCACCTGATGGTGGGGTTGGCCACCGGCGACTCCGACATCGCCAAGCTGCTGACCGGACACGGCGCCTCGCCGCAGGCCTTGAGGGATGCGTTCGTCAAGGTCCGCGGCAGCGCCCGGGTCACCAGCGCCGATCCCGAGACCACCTACCAGGCGCTGGAGAAGTACTCCACCGACCTGACCGAGCGGGCCAGGGAGGGCAAGCTCGACCCGGTCATCGGGCGGGACAACGAGATTCGGCGCGTCGTCCAGGTGCTCTCCCGTCGCACCAAGAACAACCCGGTCCTCATCGGTGAGCCCGGCGTCGGCAAGACCGCGATCGTGGAGGGCCTAGCCCAGCGCATCATCGCCGGCGACGTGCCGGAGAGCCTGCGCGACAAGACCGTCGTCGCCCTGGACCTCGGGTCGATGGTGGCCGGCTCGAAGTACCGCGGCGAGTTCGAGGAACGGCTCAAGGCCGTGCTCGACGACATCAAGAACTCCGCCGGGCAGATCATCACGTTCATCGACGAGCTGCACACCATCGTCGGCGCCGGCGCGACCGGCGAAGGCGCGATGGACGCCGGCAACATGATCAAGCCGATGCTGGCGCGCGGGGAGCTGCGGCTGGTCGGCGCCACCACGCTCGACGAGTACCGCAAGCACATCGAGAAGGACGCCGCGCTGGAGCGGCGCTTCCAGCAGGTCTACGTCGGTGAGCCCTCGGTCGAGGACACCATCGGCATCCTGCGCGGGCTGAAGGACCGCTACGAGGTGCACCACGGTGTGCGCATCACCGACTCCGCGCTGGTGGCCGCGGCCACCCTATCCGACCGCTACATCACCGCCCGCTTCCTGCCGGACAAGGCCATCGACCTGGTCGACGAGGCCGCGTCGCGCTTAAGGATGGAGATCGACTCGCGGCCCGTCGAGATCGACGAGGTCGAGCGGCTGGTGCGCCGGCTCGAGATCGAAGAGATGGCGCTGGAAAAGGAAGAAGACGAGGCGTCCAAGGAGCGCTTGGAGAAGCTGCGCGCCGAGCTGGCCGACCACAAAGAAAAGCTGGCCGAGCTGACCACCCGCTGGCAGAACGAGAAGAACGCCATCGACGCCGTCCGCGAGCTCAAGGAACAGCTGGAGACGCTGCGCGGGGAGTCCGAGCGCGCCGAACGCGACGGCGACCTGGCCAAGGCCGCCGAGCTGCGCTACGGGCGCATCCCGGAGCTGGAGAAGAAGCTCGACGCCGCGCTGCCGCAGGCGCAGGCCCGCGAAGCCGTGATGCTCAAAGAGGAGGTCGGCCCCGACGACATCGCCGACGTGGTGTCGGCGTGGACGGGCATCCCGGCCGGCCGGATGCTCGAAGGCGAGACCGCCAAGCTGCTGCGCATGGAAGACGAGCTGGGCCGCCGCGTCGTCGGCCAAAAGAAGGCCGTGCAGGCCGTCTCTGACGCGGTGCGGCGCTCCCGGGCCGGCGTCGCCGACCCCAACCGGCCCACCGGGGCGTTCATGTTCCTCGGCCCCACCGGCGTCGGCAAGACCGAGCTGGCCAAGGCCCTGGCCGAGTTCCTGTTCGACGACGAGCGCGCGATGGTTCGCATCGACATGAGCGAATACGGCGAGCGCCACTCGGTGGCCCGGCTCATCGGTGCCCCTCCGGGCTACGTCGGCTACGAGTCCGGCGGACAGTTGACCGAGTCGGTGCGCCGGCGGCCCTACACCGTGGTGCTGTTCGACGAGATCGAAAAGGCACACCCGGACGTGTTCGACGTGCTGTTGCAGGTGCTCGACGAGGGCCGGCTGACCGACGGGCAGGGCCGCACGGTCGACTTCCGCAACACGATCCTCATCCTGACGTCCAACCTCGGTTCGGGCGGCAGCGAGGAGCAGGTGATGGCGGCGGTGCGCTCGGCGTTCAAGCCCGAGTTCATCAACCGGCTCGACGACGTGCTGATCTTCGACGGCCTGGACCCCGAAGAACTGGTGCAGATCGTCGACATCCAGCTCCAGCAACTCGACAAGCGGCTGGCGCAGCGGCGGCTTCAGCTGGAGGTGTCGCTGCCGGCAAAGAAGTGGCTGGCGCAGCGCGGGTTCGACCCGGTCTACGGCGCCCGGCCATTGCGCCGGCTCGTGCAGCAGGCCATCGGCGACCAGTTGGCCAAGCAGTTGCTGGCCGGGGAGGTGCACGACGGCGACACCGTTCCGGTGAACGTCAGCCCCGACGGTGACTCGCTGATTCTGGGCTAA
- a CDS encoding TrmH family RNA methyltransferase, which produces MSEPGPTEWGTPAAGGVGPWAGDLPDDPRYDPILLRDGDTRNVVDAYRYWTREAIIADIDTRRQPLHVAIENFGHDANIGSVVRTANAFAVDTVHIVGRRRWNRRGAMVTDRYQRLCHHDSTAELLDFAAGAGLTVIAVDNVPGAARLEDTELPRECLLVFGQEGPGITDDARAGAALTVAIAQFGSTRSINAGVAAGIAMHAWIRQHADLSRAW; this is translated from the coding sequence GTGAGCGAACCCGGCCCCACTGAGTGGGGGACACCGGCGGCCGGCGGTGTCGGGCCCTGGGCGGGCGACCTCCCCGATGACCCACGGTATGATCCAATCCTGTTGCGCGACGGCGACACTCGCAATGTCGTCGACGCCTACCGGTATTGGACCCGGGAGGCGATCATCGCCGACATCGATACGCGCCGTCAGCCGCTCCATGTGGCGATCGAGAACTTCGGCCACGACGCCAACATCGGCTCGGTGGTGCGCACCGCCAACGCCTTTGCGGTGGACACCGTGCACATCGTGGGGAGGCGGCGGTGGAATCGCCGCGGCGCCATGGTGACCGACCGTTATCAGCGGCTATGCCATCACGACAGCACCGCCGAACTGCTGGACTTCGCGGCCGGTGCCGGTTTGACCGTGATCGCGGTGGATAACGTCCCGGGCGCGGCGCGGCTGGAGGACACCGAGCTGCCGCGAGAATGTCTGCTGGTGTTCGGCCAGGAGGGTCCCGGCATCACCGACGACGCCCGGGCGGGCGCGGCTTTGACGGTGGCGATCGCCCAGTTCGGCTCGACGCGCAGCATCAACGCCGGCGTTGCCGCCGGGATCGCGATGCATGCCTGGATCCGCCAGCACGCGGACCTGTCTCGCGCCTGGTGA
- the ttfA gene encoding trehalose monomycolate transport factor TtfA, translating into MVPLWFTLSALCFVGAAVLLYVDIDRRRGRSRRRKSWARSHGFDYERESTEILKRWKRGVMSTVGDVPARDVVLGQIRGEAVYIFDLEEVATVIALHRKVGTNVVVDLRLKGLKEPRENDIWLLGAIGPRMVYSTNLDAARRACDRRMVTFAHTAPDCAEIMWNEQNWTLVAMPVSSTRAQWDEGLRTIRQFNDLLRVLPPVPQETPQEAGAPARPRSASPSRPLAPAGRAELPPRRAQQDVAGLLGDRRAPEPMRRDQGHAEGRTEAIRRPPPTGRNGHQATNYQR; encoded by the coding sequence ATGGTTCCCCTCTGGTTCACGCTGTCCGCACTGTGCTTTGTCGGTGCGGCGGTGCTGCTGTACGTCGACATCGATCGACGCCGCGGGCGCAGCAGGCGCCGTAAGTCGTGGGCACGGTCGCACGGATTCGACTACGAGCGTGAATCGACCGAGATCCTGAAGCGCTGGAAGCGCGGCGTGATGTCGACGGTGGGTGACGTCCCCGCCCGCGACGTCGTGCTGGGCCAGATCCGCGGCGAGGCGGTGTACATCTTCGACCTCGAAGAGGTCGCTACGGTGATCGCGCTGCACCGCAAGGTGGGCACCAACGTCGTCGTCGACCTGCGGCTCAAGGGACTCAAAGAGCCGCGGGAGAACGACATTTGGCTGCTGGGGGCGATCGGGCCGCGGATGGTGTATTCCACCAACCTGGATGCCGCCCGGCGCGCCTGCGACCGCCGCATGGTCACCTTCGCGCACACCGCACCCGACTGCGCCGAGATCATGTGGAACGAGCAGAACTGGACGCTGGTCGCCATGCCGGTCTCCAGCACGCGCGCCCAATGGGACGAGGGCCTGCGCACCATACGCCAGTTCAACGACCTGCTGCGGGTGTTGCCGCCGGTGCCCCAGGAGACTCCTCAGGAGGCGGGAGCGCCCGCGAGACCTCGCAGCGCGTCGCCGAGCCGTCCGCTGGCGCCGGCCGGTCGCGCGGAGTTGCCACCCAGGCGCGCGCAGCAGGATGTGGCCGGGCTGCTCGGCGACCGCCGCGCCCCCGAGCCGATGCGCCGCGACCAGGGCCACGCGGAGGGCCGCACGGAAGCCATTCGCCGCCCGCCGCCGACCGGACGCAATGGCCATCAGGCCACCAACTACCAGCGCTGA
- the pyrE gene encoding orotate phosphoribosyltransferase — MAATERDELAELVRRLSVVHGRVTLSSGKEADYYVDLRRATLHHRASALIGALMRELTSDWDYAVVGGLTLGADPVATAIMHAPGRPIDAFVVRKSVKTHGLQRLIEGSEVAGQRALVVEDTSTTGASALTAVRAVRDAGGEVVGVATVVDRATGAAEVIQAEGLPYRSVLGLADLGLD, encoded by the coding sequence GTGGCCGCGACTGAGCGCGACGAGTTGGCCGAGCTGGTGCGGCGGCTATCGGTGGTACACGGCCGGGTCACGCTGTCGTCGGGAAAAGAGGCCGACTACTACGTCGACCTGCGCCGCGCCACCCTGCACCACCGCGCCTCGGCGTTGATCGGCGCGCTGATGCGCGAACTCACCAGCGACTGGGACTACGCGGTCGTCGGCGGCCTGACCCTGGGCGCCGACCCGGTCGCGACCGCCATCATGCACGCGCCCGGGCGTCCCATCGACGCGTTTGTCGTGCGCAAATCGGTGAAAACCCATGGGCTGCAACGCCTTATCGAAGGGTCCGAGGTTGCCGGTCAGCGGGCGTTGGTGGTGGAAGACACCAGCACCACGGGCGCCTCGGCGCTGACGGCGGTGCGCGCCGTCCGGGACGCGGGCGGCGAGGTGGTCGGCGTGGCCACCGTGGTGGACCGCGCCACCGGCGCCGCCGAGGTGATCCAAGCCGAGGGGCTGCCCTACCGCAGCGTGCTGGGCCTTGCCGACCTTGGGCTGGACTAG
- a CDS encoding FAD-binding oxidoreductase translates to MSLEDRDALRVLRDAFTPDLVHRFYTHWFALDVSVRDLFPPEMDGQRAAFAHALHWVYGELVEQRAAEPVAFLAQLGRDHRKYGVLPSHYDTLGRALYATLRAHLGGSWTDAVDAAARQSLNLITGVMSGAADADEGPAWWDGTVVEHMRVSRDLAVIRLRLDRPMHYHPGQYVNVHVPQCPRRWRYLSPAIPANPDGGIEFHVRLVPGGLVSTAIVNETRPGDRWRLSSPHGGLRVDRDGGDVLMVAGSTGLAPLRALIMDLSRYAVNPRVHLFFGARYRCELYDLPTLWQVASHNPWLSVSPVSEYNRDPSWAADYPDVTPPRGLHVRQTGRLPDVVTRYGGWGDRQILICGGPAMVRATKAALIAKGAPPERIQHDPLSR, encoded by the coding sequence GTGAGCCTCGAGGACCGGGACGCGTTGCGGGTGCTGCGCGACGCGTTCACTCCCGACCTCGTCCACCGGTTCTACACCCACTGGTTTGCGCTCGACGTTTCGGTACGCGACCTGTTCCCGCCCGAAATGGACGGCCAGCGAGCCGCTTTCGCCCACGCGTTGCACTGGGTCTACGGCGAACTGGTCGAGCAGCGCGCCGCGGAGCCGGTGGCTTTTCTCGCCCAGTTGGGCCGCGATCACCGCAAATACGGTGTGCTGCCCAGCCATTACGACACGTTGGGTCGCGCGTTGTATGCCACGCTGCGCGCTCACCTGGGCGGTTCCTGGACCGATGCCGTCGACGCGGCGGCGCGGCAGTCGCTCAACCTGATCACCGGCGTGATGAGCGGGGCCGCCGACGCCGACGAGGGTCCCGCCTGGTGGGACGGCACGGTCGTCGAGCACATGCGGGTGTCGCGCGATCTCGCGGTGATTCGGCTGCGGCTGGATCGCCCGATGCACTATCACCCCGGCCAGTACGTCAACGTCCACGTTCCGCAGTGCCCGCGCCGCTGGCGCTACCTGAGCCCCGCGATTCCGGCCAACCCGGACGGCGGGATCGAGTTCCATGTCCGCCTGGTTCCCGGCGGCCTGGTCAGCACCGCCATCGTCAACGAAACCCGACCCGGCGACCGGTGGCGGTTGTCCAGCCCGCACGGCGGCCTGCGGGTCGACCGGGACGGCGGGGACGTGCTGATGGTGGCCGGTAGCACCGGCCTGGCGCCGCTGCGGGCGCTGATCATGGACCTCAGCCGGTACGCGGTGAACCCGCGGGTGCACCTGTTCTTCGGCGCTCGCTACCGCTGCGAGCTCTACGACCTGCCGACGCTGTGGCAGGTTGCGTCGCACAATCCGTGGCTGTCAGTTTCGCCGGTGTCGGAGTACAACCGCGACCCGTCGTGGGCCGCCGACTATCCCGACGTCACGCCGCCACGCGGCCTGCACGTGCGCCAAACCGGCCGGCTGCCCGACGTGGTGACCAGATACGGCGGCTGGGGCGACCGACAGATCCTGATCTGCGGCGGACCGGCCATGGTCCGCGCCACCAAGGCCGCCCTGATCGCCAAAGGTGCTCCGCCGGAACGCATTCAGCACGATCCGCTGTCACGTTAG
- a CDS encoding aldose 1-epimerase: MHVVTLRDPSSSMRAHFVPEAGMIGTSLTDSGVELLGQRRGLEAYVTAGKTMGIPILYPWANRLGGNTFTAENETVTLKAGENGVRPDPNGLPIHGILAAYPSWRVTAESANELTAEVDFGSVPRLLASFPYPHTLTVTVRLADRTLTVRTTITATGDKAVPLCFGFHPYLRVPDVARSEWMIETPPLRHLRLDELGLPTGDTSEQPAKTEPLGDKAFDDAYDRVADGAVFAVSGGGRRLEVRFERGYPAAQIFAPPAEDVVCFEPMAAPTDALRRGGYRCARPGEPAVAQFSIRA, from the coding sequence GTGCACGTCGTCACCCTGCGCGACCCGTCGTCGTCGATGCGAGCGCATTTCGTACCGGAGGCCGGCATGATCGGCACGTCGCTGACCGACTCGGGCGTGGAATTGCTCGGGCAACGGCGCGGGCTGGAGGCCTACGTGACGGCGGGCAAGACGATGGGGATTCCGATTCTGTATCCGTGGGCAAATCGGTTGGGCGGCAATACCTTTACCGCCGAGAACGAGACGGTGACGCTGAAGGCCGGCGAAAACGGCGTCCGCCCCGACCCCAACGGGTTGCCCATCCACGGCATACTGGCCGCCTACCCAAGCTGGCGGGTGACCGCAGAGTCGGCCAACGAGCTGACCGCCGAGGTGGATTTCGGTTCGGTCCCAAGGTTGTTGGCCAGCTTCCCATATCCGCACACGCTGACGGTGACCGTGCGGTTGGCCGACCGGACGCTGACGGTGCGCACCACGATCACCGCGACCGGCGACAAGGCCGTCCCGCTGTGCTTCGGTTTTCATCCGTATCTGCGCGTGCCGGATGTGGCCCGCAGCGAATGGATGATCGAGACACCGCCGCTGCGGCACCTACGCCTCGACGAGCTGGGGCTGCCCACCGGCGACACCTCCGAGCAGCCGGCTAAAACAGAGCCGTTGGGCGACAAGGCTTTTGACGACGCCTACGATCGGGTGGCCGATGGCGCGGTGTTCGCGGTGTCCGGCGGCGGCCGACGCCTGGAAGTGCGCTTCGAACGGGGATATCCCGCGGCGCAGATCTTCGCCCCGCCGGCCGAGGACGTGGTGTGCTTCGAGCCGATGGCCGCGCCGACCGACGCGCTGCGCCGCGGCGGCTACCGGTGCGCGCGTCCCGGCGAGCCCGCGGTCGCCCAGTTTTCCATCCGTGCTTGA